A segment of the Fusarium oxysporum f. sp. lycopersici 4287 chromosome 4, whole genome shotgun sequence genome:
TTGCGCCTTCGCGGCCCTCGCTTGAGCCTCCGTGGACTGCGTTTCGCTGCGCCACATGGATAATCGACTTGCCTTGAACGTGCTTCACGCTACGCTTCCAGTCCTGCCAGTCCTCCTCGCTTCGAATCAGAAAACCTATCAGCATACTAGGATCCATCTCGCGGACATGGATGCGGCGCAGTCGAGCAGTATGACACGATTCTATCTCTTCGCTGGTGTAATCCATCGGGTTCTCGTGGTAGGGGAGGGCGGGCCTTGTATGATGAGGATCAAGGTAGAATAGGAAGGAACCTTGCGAGCCGATGAAGTAatgggatgaggatggacGGCCTCTGCGCATGGTCAGTACTATGAATGTACGAAGAGTAGCATGCAGTACTCACCCTGCGATACCAACGGACTGCGGCATCTGAAGAGCTGCAATCAAAGCTTCCCAATAGACGGGAGTTATCTTATCTAATCCCAGCCGAGTTCCTACCAATACAAGCGTGGGGTGGAAGGCTTCGCCGGTTGGATTCGCAATTTTCATAAAGTCATCTTCGTAGACATCAGGCCCATCGCCAGTGGAGTATACCCTGATTGAGGGCTCATGTGAGTTCGCCAATGCTCTTCACGTTATGTGTTAGTACGGATATCGTGTGTAACGGTGGTGAGAACCCGGACGTACTGGATACAGCgggctgttgctgatggaCCAAACCATTCACCTGGATACTTGCCACACGCGCTGGCACCATGTCGGACAAAACTGTGGATTGAGTATGGAGCTCTTGGATCATCGGCGAAATCTTTGAGGATTCGACATTCTTCTTCTAGTGATTGTCCCTGACGCCAGTCTGTACGATGTTAGGCATGTGATATAGTCTAGTGTGGCGGGCGCTTTGACTTACCTCTCCCGAGGCGAACGAGTGCGATGGTGTTTGCAAGTAAACTTTGACCAGACCGAATCATGCATCCCCATCCGCTGTCTGATGAGAATGGGCTCTGATCCCCTAGTTGGCTCTTGAGTCTCATGGACAGTGACAGTGAAGATGTGGCTTGGGGGTTCGTGGAACGAGGAATGGGATCGAACTCGGATCTGTAAGTCATCCATATCCTTGATTCAAAATCGGTTATGAAGCCAGATGGCCATCCACCGTCATTCGACTGGTCGTCATATGccagtgatgatgagaaactGCTCGATATTGATTCTGGTGGGGTTTCTGGGGCATTTGTCGGTATGTTGGGCGATCGAGCTGTATCCTGATCTTCGGTGTCCGACTTTGGTGCTGGGGGCGGCGTCTGGGGATTGTGTTCATCGGACTTTGAGTTTTTCTTGTCGCTTAGCTTGTAGGAGCGTCCAAGACACCAGACTGGGTGATCGTGGGCAACATCGTTGGTAGGTTCTGGATCCCAGAACATCTGCACGATCCGTCGATAACGTCCTAGGTCGACATTGGCCATGGCGTTCTCCATGTTGATAGACATGGATCTCAAGCTTTCATCTGTTTGCTCGTTCGTTGTAGAACTGGAGGAACTTAGGAACGAGACACAATAAAAAATGTAAGAGAAGTGCCTCGACAAGGAGGCAACATGAGGCTTCTGGTGGGATAGAAGGCAGCAGATGGGAAACGGGCAGATGGGGTCCTGGCTATGGGTGAGCTTTGGCCTTAGCCTGGCAGTGGGGAGTCAGCTGGGGCCGGCGGGCGGCGGGGGAGAGACAACCCAGTAGCTTGTGACTCGCACCCGGAGGCCAGCCCGTGAGAAGCGCCTGAGGTGGACTTCGGTTCCAGTGGAGCCAATATTGGCTGTAGGTACTCGGTACCAACGCACGCGATATGGGATCTGATGCACAGACCACCCGTGGCACGTCTCGACGTCAGACTCGATATCTGTTGAATTGCTTGAGTTGAGTTCACATAGCCTGTAGTTGATGGAAATGCTGGAATTTTTTTGTGCTTCTGTACTTATGTAATCTGTTTACACGTATACATCCGCGTTTTCCTACATCCTCATCTCTTCTTATCATAGTGGGGTTCTGCATGTGTTTTGCGGGAAAGTCAACTTATCATAATATGATTGATCTTCTGGGTTCACTGGAATATTGGGTAAAACACGATGATGTCAGTTTACAACGTATAGGCATTTTAATATGCAAAAGATACAACCCATAGACACTTAATACATAAGAGAAAATATGCTCATATATTTAACAGTTTATTTTACATGTACTTTCTGTTGAAAATTGCAGATGTCCAGTTCTTGATATTGCTTCATGTTCCCACCCTACACCCAAAAATGGGTGACTGTGAATTCATCGGTACGTACCGCGACTGCCTGGCCGCACCCTGCCCGTAAGCTTTCCCGCAAACGCTCAAGCGGATCCGCCAAACAATACCGCCTCCCgcctgtatcctgcatcacggcTTCTTTCAATGACACTTATCTATAGGACACGGAGCTCCACTATATTTTCCGAGCCAATCGATAGATCAGCGGCAACGCAAAGTCCACCGCGGGGTGACTCGTTTTCTTTGCCATCGACAAAGATCTGTAACATCTTTCTCTCACCCAAAAACCAGCATTATTTTTTATGGTGCCCAACTACTATAAAACTCAATCGGATCGCCACATTGGGCTCTCACAATGAAGGGCACCTCTCCCCTGATCTTTGCTATGGCCAAAAACAAGAGAGGAGCTCCCGCTTTTCGTGGCGCAAAGAACGCCACGGGAGGACGAGGAGACAGGGGAGCTTTTCGTGGAGGTGGGAGCTATTCATCAACGCCACCCCGAGTCAATTTTGTCAGAGAAGAAACTGGTACGGATCACCCTGAGGGCAATGCGCACATGCTGAAGTGCCTGGACGCTGACCTGATATATTACAGCTGGATTCACACTTGCTGACGAAGCTCGCCAGACGTCGCAACATGACCATTCTACATGGGGCAATTTCCAGCCTACGGCTGCGACCAGTCACTTTCGTCAGCGCTGGACCTAGCGAACCTCTGAAGCTTTTGGATGCGATTGTTGACCCAGCCGACGAGGAACTAGAAGCAATGaccgaagaggaagaagtgcacgaaaaggaagaggaggtcAAAGATGACCAGTTCGATGAACAGAGCTTTGAGGAATCGACCGACAAAGTTGACTTCATAGGCCCCGATGACCTCGAGGAAGCTATACAAGCCGAGACTATACCTGAAGAAAGCACACCACAGGAAGTACCATTCTTCTTTGATCTCACAGGAGACCAGTTGCAAAAAAAGAAGGATCTACCCCCAGTGGAGATACCGGATAGACCATCATCGAGGAGCAGCACCTCGAGCGAGGAAGTGCTTCTCTTTAAGGGTCGAGGTGCGCAGAGAAACGTACAACCTGTGCCTGATATCGACATGGTGCAGATGCAGACTGAAATCCGTGTCGTCGAGCAGGCCATCATCGCTGAGCCGGCCCATTCAGCACAATCACCAGCTCCCGAACTGCAAACGGAACCAATCCGTAGCAAAAACCTatccaagaaggagaaaaaaCAGAAGAAGCGCGAGAAACGCAACGCGAA
Coding sequences within it:
- a CDS encoding cysteine protease ATG4 yields the protein MSINMENAMANVDLGRYRRIVQMFWDPEPTNDVAHDHPVWCLGRSYKLSDKKNSKSDEHNPQTPPPAPKSDTEDQDTARSPNIPTNAPETPPESISSSFSSSLAYDDQSNDGGWPSGFITDFESRIWMTYRSEFDPIPRSTNPQATSSLSLSMRLKSQLGDQSPFSSDSGWGCMIRSGQSLLANTIALVRLGRDWRQGQSLEEECRILKDFADDPRAPYSIHSFVRHGASACGKYPGEWFGPSATARCIQALANSHEPSIRVYSTGDGPDVYEDDFMKIANPTGEAFHPTLVLVGTRLGLDKITPVYWEALIAALQMPQSVGIAGGRPSSSHYFIGSQGSFLFYLDPHHTRPALPYHENPMDYTSEEIESCHTARLRRIHVREMDPSMLIGFLIRSEEDWQDWKRSVKHVQGKSIIHVAQRNAVHGGSSEGREGAIDEVETLSDDDTDTIQEA